Proteins from one Deltaproteobacteria bacterium genomic window:
- the rbfA gene encoding 30S ribosome-binding factor RbfA, translating into MKEFKRSERVSDLLYREVSNILLRDIKDPRVEMVTVTGTRVSDDLRHALVFYSVIGDDRRWTEVAQGLKSSKGYVKRELGKRLKMKYLPDLKFVEDRTMEKGEKMDMLLSDLTKNG; encoded by the coding sequence TTGAAAGAATTTAAACGATCAGAAAGGGTAAGTGATCTTCTTTACCGTGAAGTATCGAATATTCTTCTGAGAGATATAAAGGACCCCAGAGTAGAAATGGTCACCGTTACGGGAACCAGGGTTTCCGACGATTTACGCCATGCCCTCGTATTTTACAGCGTTATTGGAGATGACAGGCGCTGGACCGAAGTAGCCCAGGGGCTTAAGAGTTCCAAGGGCTATGTAAAAAGAGAATTGGGTAAAAGGCTAAAGATGAAATATCTCCCTGATCTAAAGTTTGTTGAAGACAGAACTATGGAAAAGGGCGAGAAAATGGATATGTTGCTTT